In the genome of Candidatus Delongbacteria bacterium, the window CACGTGAGCTGACAATCTGGCCCAATCCCGGACGGGGTGTGTTCACCCTCGACAGCCCGGGGCGTGGAGGGCTGGCGCTGTACACCATTGCGGGACGTCGGCTGCAGTTGCCCGCGGTGGGCGCTCCGGGGCCGGGCACTCTCAGTCTGCCCGAGCTGCCGAATGGGATCTATCTGCTGGAATGGGTGCCCGAGGTGGGCCCGCCCCGGCGGACTCGTCTGATCCTGACAAGGTGATCCGGGGGCGCAGGGGCGGGGCTACTTGAAGGCCCAGCGATTGTTCTCCTGCTCTTCCTGCTGGCTGCGCAGAATGGTCTGGGCCATGCCGTTGACCGCGCTCTGGAACACGATGCCCAGCAGCTGGCCGTCCCGGTCGCAGACCGGCAGGTACTCACTGTGGCAGTCACGGGCCAGAAACTGGAATTCGGCCAGCGAGGTCTCGGCGTGCACGATGGGTACCGTCTCGGCCAGTTCCGCCACCCTTATGATCTTGAGCGCTTCGAACTCGGCGATGATGTGGCGCAGGTCGGCAAAATCCAGCATGCCCGTGACACGGTTGGCTTCGTCCACCACGACCAGGTCCTTCAGGTCCAGTTCGGCGAAGAGCGGCACGACGGTCTGCAGCGGACTGGACGACTTCACCACGGGCTTCATGGGTTTCATCAATTCGCGGATCGAGGTTTCGGCCAGCATGGTGGCGCCGTCCTTCTCGGAATAGAGCCGCGCCTTCTTGAGCTTGAAGATGTACAGCGAGCGCTCGTGCACGATGAACTGGATCACCATGGTGGTGCCACTGACCGCGATCATCATCGGCAGCACCATGTCGTAGTTGCCCGTCAGTTCCACCAGCAGCAGGAAGGCGGTCAGCGGGATGCCGTTCATGCCCGCCAGCACCGTGCCCATGCCCGTGAGCACCAGCAGGGGCGCACTGATCGGCAGATGCAGCATGGCGGCCAGCTGGGCCACCACTCCACCCAGCATGGCCCCGATGAAGAGGCTGGGCGCGAAGGTGCCGCCAAAGCCTCCCAGCTCGATGGTGGTGCCGGTCAACAGCACTTTCAGCACCAGCAATGCCAGCCCCACCAGCAGCACATACTCACCGCTGAGGGCCGTCTGGATGCCGTGATACCCCACACCCAGCACGTCCGGGAACCACTGGGCCGTGATGCCCAGCAGCAGTCCGGCCAGCGGCGGAAAGACCCAGCGCGGCACATTGCGCCAGCGTCCCCAGACCAGTTTGGCCAGCGTGCCCGACCATTTCATGAAGCCCACCGAGAGCAGCCCTCCCAGCATGCCCAGCAGCAGGAAGATCGGCAGCAGGCGCACCGCGGGAAGCTCGAGCGGGGGAAACTGGAACAGACTGTGCCCACCCAGCAGGGCGTGTGACACCACATTCGCCACCACGCTGGCCAGAATCAGCACACCGAAGGTGACGTCCTTGAGGTCGTTCAGCAGAATGATTTCCAGCGCGAAGAACACTCCGCCCAACGGAGCGTTGAAGATGGCCGAAATGGCTGCGCCACTGCCCGCGGCCACCATCACCTTCAAGCGCCCCGGGCTCACGCGGAACATCTGGCCGATGCGCGAGGCGATGCCCGCGCCCAGCTGGCAGGCCGGCCCCTCGGGCCCCACGCTGCCGCCCGTGCCGATGGCGATCACGGGGGCCACCATGTGGAACAGGGTGGTACCAGCGCTGATCACGCCCTGCTTGAGCTTCAGGCTCTTCATCACCTCGACCACGCCCTTGCGGGAGGCCACGTCGGGGTACATGCGCGTGAGTGCCGCCTGGATCACACCGCCGAAGATCGGTACCAGCAGCAGGGTCAGGCCGGGGAGGCTGGCAAAATCCTCCTCGCTGGCACGGAAGAAGAATTTCTGCACCAGCAGCAGCACCCGATAGAACAGCGCGCCCACCACGCCCACCCCGCCACCGATCAGCAGGGCATAGAAGATGGTCAGGGCATATTCGCTCTGCTCCCGCGTGCGCAGCCAGCGCCGGAACCGCCAGGAAAAAGGAAATCGGAATCTCATGGGTGAGGGCTTGGTCCTTCGGAACGTTCCAGCCACTTGGTACAGCCGGCCAAGGCAACATTCGACAGGCAATGATGCCAGCGCGAGGCAGGACCCGTTGGACTCCTTCCGCTGCCCGGCACGTGTCTGGCGGGCCTTGCCTCGTGAGGTCATTGCGACTGCTGGCCGCCGTCGGTAGTTTGTGGGGCCGTGCGCTCCCGGGCAGAAACATCCCCGACATGACAGCTGCGGACAATCAAGCGGAATCCAGGGAGTCAGCGGCAACCATGCCCCGTCCACGAGTACACAAGAAACACATGCGCAATGTGGCCGGGTATCCGGGAGAAATCCTGGTGGCCGCGGAAGAGATGCGTGACTTGCGCGGGCGCTGGCAGACGCTCTTTCCAGCTGCGGATCGCCTCTGGCTGGAGGTGGGGTGTGGCCGGGGAGCCTTTCTGGCGGGCCTGCTGGACAAGGACCCGCGCGCCGCGCTGCTGGGGCTTGAGATCCGCCCCGACCGCTGCGTGACCGCCCGCAACAAGCTGCTGCAGGCCAATGGAGCCGGGCGCTTCCGGGTGCTTCACACCTTCGCCGAACTGCTGCCCCTGATCTTCGGCTGCGGGGAGCTGGAGCGGATTCACCTGAATTTCCCCGATCCCTGGCCCTGCTCGCCCGACAGATCGAAGCGGCTGTTCGGCCCCCGCTTTCTGCCGATCTACCAGCACCTGCTGGCTCCGGGAGGGGAACTCTGGTTCAAGACCGATGACCCGGGAGCCTGGCGCGAGTTCATGGCGCGTCGTCCGCAGGCGCTGGTCCTGCTGGACAGCGGCGAAGACCTGTCGCGCTCGCCCCTGTTCCATGACAATGTGGAAACGGAGTTCGAGCGCCTGTTCCTGTCCAAGGGGCAGCGCATCCATTTCGCCCGGGTGCGCCGGGAGATCCATCTGCCACATGACACACGCTGGCCCTGAAGGGCACGGCCTTTGCCGAATGGCCGCTCCCCGGATGGGTGCGACCTCCGGCCAACAACTGAGGAGCCTTCATGTACGCTGAACATCGTCGGCAGTTCTTCGCGGAAATGGAAGACGGACTGGCTCTGGTGCCCGCCTCCCATGGCCAGCTGCGCAATCAGGACACGGACCACATCTTTCGCCAGAACAGCGATTTCATGCACCTCTGCGGTTTCGAGGAGCCCGATGCCATCGCGGCCTTCGTGAAGCAGGGCAAGAAGACTCGCTACGTGCTGTTCGTGAACCCGCGTGACCCAGCGCTGGAAATCTGGACCGGCCGCCGCGCAGGCACCAAGGGCGCGCGCAAGAACCATGGCGCGGACGAGGCCTGGGAGCTTGCCGAATTCGGCACCCGGCTTCCGGATCTGCTGAGCGGCAGTCCCTGCGTATACATGCCGCTGGGGCCCGACAGTTTCGGCCCGGCCTGGCCGCGCCAGAATGACGTGATGCGTGCGATCAACGCCCTGTCCTACAAGCGCAAGACTCCACTGGTCGTGCCCGACACCCTGCGCGACGTGCGCGCCCTGCTGGCCCGCATCCGCCTGCGCAAGAGCGCCGCCGAGCTGGAACTGCTGGAAGGGGCCTGCGCGGTCACTGCCGAGGCCTTCGCCGAGGCGATGTCCTGCGCGAAGCCCGGAGTGCGCGAGTACCAGGTGAAGGCGGTCATGCAGCTGGTCTATGGCATGCGCGGGGGCGACTGGGCCTTTGATACCATCGTCGCCGGGGGTGCCAACGCCTGCGTCCTGCATTATGTGGGCTGTCGTGACACACTGTGCGATGGCGAGCTGGTGGTCGTGGATGCCGGTGCCGAGCTCAATGGCTATTGCGCGGACGTGACACGCACCTTCCCGGTCAACGGCCACTTCAGCCCGGTGCAGAAACGCGTCTACAACGCCGTGCTGGCGGCCCAGCATGCGGCCATCCTGGCGGCGGGCCCCGGCGTGCCCGTGGATCAGGTGCACGAGGCGGCCGTCACCTCCCTGATCCACAGCATGCTCAAGCTGGGTGCCCTGAAAGGCAGCGAAGCCAGCGTGCGCCGCTCGGGCAACTGGAAGCGTTATTATCCCCATGGCACGGGGCACTGGCTGGGCCGCGACGTGCACGATGTGGGCGACTATGCCAATCGCGAGTCCGTGACACGGCTCGAACCGGGCATGGTGATGACCGTCGAGCCCGGATTGTACTTCCCCCCCGACGACAAGCGCCTGCCCACCGAACTGCGTGGCATTGGCGTGCGCATCGAGGATGACATCCTGATCACCGAAACCGGCACGCGCGTGCTGACCTCGGCGATTCCCAAGAGCGTCGCGGCGGTGGAGAAGGCCTGCGCCGTGCGGTCCAGCTGGCTCAAGAAGCCGGTGATCTGAGGTGCGCTTGGTTCTGACCGGTGCCAGCGGATTTCTGGGCGGGCACCTGCTTGTCGAGCTGCTGCGGCGGAAGATTCCCGTGCTGGCCCTGGGGCGCGCTCCCGAAGAATTGAGCAGGCGGCTGGGCACGGGTGTGGCAGTGGCCCGCTTCGATCTGGGCAACCCCGGGCCCACCGCTGCGCTGCGCGCCGGTGACACGGTGATCCACATGGCGGCCCTGCTGGGAGCCGGAGTCAGCGACCGCGCGCTCATGCTGCGCGCCAACCGTGAGGCCACGATTCTGCTGGCCCGCGAGGCCATCGATGCCGGGGCCGCGGACTTCGTCTTCCTCTCCAGTGTGTCCGCTCATGGCCCCC includes:
- a CDS encoding chloride channel protein produces the protein MRFRFPFSWRFRRWLRTREQSEYALTIFYALLIGGGVGVVGALFYRVLLLVQKFFFRASEEDFASLPGLTLLLVPIFGGVIQAALTRMYPDVASRKGVVEVMKSLKLKQGVISAGTTLFHMVAPVIAIGTGGSVGPEGPACQLGAGIASRIGQMFRVSPGRLKVMVAAGSGAAISAIFNAPLGGVFFALEIILLNDLKDVTFGVLILASVVANVVSHALLGGHSLFQFPPLELPAVRLLPIFLLLGMLGGLLSVGFMKWSGTLAKLVWGRWRNVPRWVFPPLAGLLLGITAQWFPDVLGVGYHGIQTALSGEYVLLVGLALLVLKVLLTGTTIELGGFGGTFAPSLFIGAMLGGVVAQLAAMLHLPISAPLLVLTGMGTVLAGMNGIPLTAFLLLVELTGNYDMVLPMMIAVSGTTMVIQFIVHERSLYIFKLKKARLYSEKDGATMLAETSIRELMKPMKPVVKSSSPLQTVVPLFAELDLKDLVVVDEANRVTGMLDFADLRHIIAEFEALKIIRVAELAETVPIVHAETSLAEFQFLARDCHSEYLPVCDRDGQLLGIVFQSAVNGMAQTILRSQQEEQENNRWAFK
- a CDS encoding aminopeptidase P N-terminal domain-containing protein is translated as MYAEHRRQFFAEMEDGLALVPASHGQLRNQDTDHIFRQNSDFMHLCGFEEPDAIAAFVKQGKKTRYVLFVNPRDPALEIWTGRRAGTKGARKNHGADEAWELAEFGTRLPDLLSGSPCVYMPLGPDSFGPAWPRQNDVMRAINALSYKRKTPLVVPDTLRDVRALLARIRLRKSAAELELLEGACAVTAEAFAEAMSCAKPGVREYQVKAVMQLVYGMRGGDWAFDTIVAGGANACVLHYVGCRDTLCDGELVVVDAGAELNGYCADVTRTFPVNGHFSPVQKRVYNAVLAAQHAAILAAGPGVPVDQVHEAAVTSLIHSMLKLGALKGSEASVRRSGNWKRYYPHGTGHWLGRDVHDVGDYANRESVTRLEPGMVMTVEPGLYFPPDDKRLPTELRGIGVRIEDDILITETGTRVLTSAIPKSVAAVEKACAVRSSWLKKPVI